One window from the genome of Solea solea chromosome 13, fSolSol10.1, whole genome shotgun sequence encodes:
- the LOC131471869 gene encoding sperm-associated antigen 1-like isoform X2 has product MMDVFENCPTTADYRESLSKSLDVPVECLDYGYIEKCKDVKYLEKILKVLRSGDEGYYPHLIEFCESHLEKLNPKSRVLRKANPVATSASLGKDEWNQIVDELMTWQEETKNTEMSLQQQSTHDLMKEIPSIRGSTSSISLSKTSTAKEKRNSSKRVLPRDYQEWDKFDAEKECERVDGDVLQSDHSPAVKIKGHSKIKTEVDVSLLTQQERLLLANREKDKGNEAFRANDHEEAVAYYSRSLCFSPTVAAYNNRAQAQIKLDQWHNAMTDCQSVLELEPRNVKALLRRATVHKHMGQLHLATDDLREVLMEEPQNAAAIALLSEIETLEENQPEQQRKGKRILIQEEEEENDDSNNDMQAQAFLAEPSQPVGGEESSAAPGERGDMGNAQKKPHSRGDRGPHGDASSSHAGQWRSKGASSDKYKVTPHESKEKVANGTSKRDSTASSQTDQSGSGKTTQGGETVNLDAPCGALPPPLARLKNEGNLLFKNGQFADALEKYSQAIQGYTDSGIDSPQDLCVLYSNRAACSLKNGSSHDCIQDATTALELQPFSLKPLLRRAMAYESLERYRKAYVDYKTVLQIDTSVQAANDSVNRISRLLVEQDGPEWREKLSEIPLVPLSAQQHRREEQPSAEVLQARAEKAARDAERKAEVRFSALKQEGNEFVKKGQHQEAVGKYSECLKLKPEECAVYTNRALCYLKLDKFTEAKLDCDAALKLEPTNKKAFYRRALAFKGLKDYLACSTDLQEVLQQDPNVQEAEKELEEVTVLLRESLANDSRSKPRKTVPITEVDDDEEPVAVPNSAGSCRGQDTTINFHPTCSLEFGQALNAAFVTGNTAACSNLLASTAPEMLPQYLSTQLDGHTLSFIVQALDSHLLEKDTNLVYQHLNHLHTADRFSIALMLMEKDKRRHMTHLFEHLSSVESTEFTKNDVQNLANKYK; this is encoded by the exons ATGATGGATGTTTTTGAAAACTGTCCCACCACTGCTGACTACAGGGAGTCGTTATCAAAGTCACTGGACGTCCCTGTTGAGTGCCTGGACTATGGTTACATTGAGAAATGCAAAGATGTGAAATACCTGGAGAAGATCCTGAAAGTTCTGAG GTCTGGCGACGAGGGCTATTACCCTCATCTGATTGAGTTCTGTGAGAGTCACTTGGAGAAACTGAACCCTAAGAGCCGAGTGCTCAGGAAGGCAAACCCTGTGGCAACATCTGCGAGCCTGGGTAAAGATGAATGGAACCAGATTGTTGATGAGTTAATG aCATGGCAAGAAGAaaccaaaaacactgaaatgtcaCTACAACAGCAGTCAACACATGATCTAATGAAGGAGATACCATCTATAAGAGGTTCCACTTCCTCCATTTCACTTAGTAAG ACTTCAACTGCAAAGGAGAAAAGGAATTCTTCAAAACGTGTTCTTCCTCGTGATTATCAAGAATGGGACAA GTTTGATGCGGAGAAGGAATGTGAGCGGGTTGATGGGGATGTGCTCCAAAGTGATCATTCACCAGCCGTGAAAATCAAAGGACACTCTAAAATCAAGACAGAAGTGGATGTCTCAT tgctgactcAGCAGGAGAGGCTCCTCTTAGCAAACCGTGAGAAGGACAAAGGCAACGAAGCTTTCAGAGCCAATGACCATGAGGAGGCAGTCGCTTACTATTCCAG GAGCCTCTGTTTTTCACCAACAGTGGCTGCATACAACAACAGAGCCCAGGCACAGATCAAGCTCGACCAGTGGCACAATGCCATGACAGACTgccaaagtgtccttgagcTGGAACCACGCAACGTGAAAG ccCTGCTACGTCGCGCCACTGTGCACAAGCACATGGGGCAACTCCACCTGGCCACTGATGACCTGAGGGAGGTTCTTATGGAGGAGCCTCAAAATGCTGCAGCCATA gCGCTTCTGTCTGAAATTGAGACGCTGGAGGAAAATCAACCAGAGCAGCAAAGAAAGGGCAAAAGAATCCTCAtccaagaagaagaggaggaaaatgacgATAGTAACAATGATATGCAAGCGCAAG CCTTTCTGGCTGAACCTAGCCAGCCTGTGGGAGGGGAGGAGAGCTCAGCTGCTCCTGGCGAAAGAGGAGACATGGGTAATGCTCAGAAGAAGCCCCACAGCAGAGGGGACAGGGGTCCACACGGCGACGCCAGCAGCTCTCACGCGGGACAATGGAGGAGCAAAGGAGCCAGCTCAGACAAGTACAAAGTCACACCGCATGAGTCCAAGGAGAAGGTGGCCAATGGAACAAGCAAGAGGGACTCCACAGCTTCATCCCAGACTGATCAGAGCGGCAGTGGGAAGACAACTCAAGGTGGAGAAACTGTCAACCTTGATGCCCCATGTGGAGCCCTGCCCCCACCTCTGGCCAGACTAAAAAATGAAGGAAACCTGCTGTTTAAAAATGGACAGTTCGCCGATGCACTGGAGAAATACTCACAAGCCATTCAAGGCTACACCGACTCAG GGATTGACAGTCCGCAGGATCTATGTGTCCTGTATTCTAACAGAGCAGCGTGCTCCCTGAAGAACGGCAGCAGTCATGACTGCATTCAGGACGCCACAAC AGCTCTGGAGCTGCAGCCATTCTCACTTAAGCCCCTCCTCCGCCGGGCCATGGCTTATGAGTCCCTGGAGCGCTACCGAAAGGCCTACGTGGATTACAAAACTGTCCTGCAGATAGACACCAGTGTGCAGGCAGCAAACGACAGTGTCAACAG GATCTCTCGGCTACTGGTTGAGCAGGATGGAccagagtggagagagaaactCTCGGAGATTCCGCTGGTGCCTCTGTCAGCTCAGCAGCACCGCAGAGAGGAGCAACCCAGTGCAGAAGTTCTCCAGGCTCGTGCAGAGAAAGCTGCCAGGgatgcag AAAGGAAAGCAGAAGTTCGTTTCTCAGCTCTGAAGCAAGAGGGGAATGAATTTGTGAAGAAGGGCCAACACCAGGAAGCAGTGGGAAAGTACAGTGAATGCCTTAAACTCAAGCCAGAGGAGTGTGCTGTCTACACCAACAG aGCCCTCTGCTACTTGAAGCTGGACAAGTTTACTGAGGCCAAACTGGACTGTGACGCAGCACTGAAACTGGAACCAACCAATAAGAAAGCCTTCTACAGACGAGCTCTGGCCTTTAAAGGCCTTAAG GACTACCTTGCGTGCAGCACTGATCTGCAGGAGGTGCTGCAGCAGGACCCCAATGTGCAGGAGGCCGAGAAGGAGCTTGAGGAGGTCACAGTGCTACTCAGAGAGAGTCTGGCTAATGACTCACGAAGCAAGCCCAGGAAGACGGTTCCCATCACAgag gttgatgatgatgaagagccCGTGGCTGTTCCTAACTCAGCAGGCAGCTGCAGAGGACAGGACACCACCATCAACTTCCATCCAACTTGCAGTTTGGAGTTCGGCCAGGCTCTGAACGCAGCTTTTGTTACCGGAAACACGGCGGCCTGCTCCAACCTGCTGGCCTCCACGGCCCCAGAGATGCTTCCACAGTACCTGAGCACCCAGCTGGACGGACACACCTTAAGCTTCATCGTGCAGGCGCTGGACTCCCACCTCCTGGAAAAAGACACCAACCTGGTCTACCAGCACCTCAACCACCTGCATACGGCTGACAGGTTCTCG ATTGCACTAATGCTGATGGAGAAGGACAAGCGTCGACACATGACTCATCTGTTTGAGCATCTGTCTAGCGTCGAGAGCACAGAGTTCACCAAGAACGATGTTCAGAACCTCGCCAACAAATACAAGTGA
- the fbxo43 gene encoding F-box only protein 43, whose translation MEYTPKSSVYPDGCKGQHCYDDCCDSGYSGLFHSPQSISGVDLCRSLSAVEFNETPKENLRLSVTPKKRNKESLRFLDRDSRGAQQPPAVSWCETPKVYKKKASLRHRLLMCKPNTDVKTDKPRSPCTRRTESSCSAKSEKWLSASLDSLDTMMGTLAPSTLSLDQDLPLSTRERRLFFSQMRTSTREDGKINSGHPTDFEKGDSLFSNNLSASDQINIDTPQSMKFLPASSKENSRSPVSLLTTDLNDVFCTPSSAHTPQCTRSVCEDSGFSSLTLDKSQYSSVDHDGSFQELLLSSSRKSSETPSQAEAKRRSRLQRQHRLSTLKEGGSQSEEDRSDRKHGRLHQSNSYSKDVSADYTTPRGVLSIKCGNSMSSDGLALAKQDYTTPLRATVAKSENSTPSSTAPANPDLTPRSTTPVNLSLTPALQLVHAMCQQKAQMFAGQSPSLKEQLKSTAALAETPSTFRTAMPLAGLIGRKMGLGKVDILTELKKRNLGHILTVILGHLTHESIYRCGAVCKNWDKIIQQDKRAAFRRRNYLSEVKASFELSGAAHVPDAETRLNLLKRSALKTVQVQSRNSSFCTPQSGSSTLVQLQHSASYSGGSGGGSSSKRDKFLEIAKTLFNDECLKPCPRCQHPARCHSVKGEGVCSSDDCGFQFCTSCLCAFHGSRECGSQSVSRRKSDIILPGSAQSRRNVRRL comes from the exons ATGGAGTATACGCCTAAGTCCAGTGTTTACCCTGATGGCTGCAAAGGCCAGCACTGTTATGATGATTGTTGTGACAGTGGGTACTCGGGTTTATTCCACAGTCCACAGAGCATCAGTGGCGTTGACCTGTGCAGGTCTTTGTCGGCTGTAGAATTTAATGAAACGCCTAAAGAAAATCTCAGGCTTTCTGTCACACCCAAAAAGAGGAACAAAGAATCACTCAGGTTTTTGGACAGGGACTCCAGAGGAGCACAGCAGCCTCCGGCAGTCAGCTGGTGTGAAACTcctaaagtatataaaaaaaaagcctcactgCGACACAGACTCCTCATGTGCAAACCCAACACAGATGTCAAAACCGACAAACCAAGATCACCCTGCACCAGAAGGACTGAATCCTCCTGCAGCGCCAAGTCTGAAAAATGGCTCAGTGCATCGCTCGACTCTCTAGACACAATGATGGGAACTTTGGCACCAAGCACTTTAAGCCTGGATCAGGACCTGCCATTATCCACCAGGGAACGTCGTCTCTTTTTCTCGCAGATGAGGACTTCCACTCGTGAAGATGGTAAAATCAACTCTGGTCACCCCACTGATTTTGAGAAAGGAGATTCACTCTTCAGTAATAACCTTTCTGCCTCTGATCAAATTAATATTGACACTCCACAATCCATGAAATTCCTGCCCGCCTCATCCAAGGAAAACTCTCGATCACCAGTCAGTCTTTTGACCACTGACCtaaatgatgtcttttgcacgcCATCCTccgcacacacaccacaatgtACCAG GTCTGTGTGTGAAGACAGTGGGTTCAGTTCCCTGACCCTGGATAAATCCCAATATTCCTCAGTAGACCACGATGGCTCGTTTCAGGAGTTGCTGCTCTCGTCGTCCAGAAAATCCAGTGAAACCCCAAGTCAGGCGGAGGCAAAGCGGCGCTCCCGTTTGCAGCGACAGCACAGACTCTCAACACTTAAAGAAGGGGGCTCTCAGTCTGAGGAAGACCGTTCCGACAGAAAGCATGGGCGTCTTCATCAGAGCAACAGCTATTCTAAAGATGTCTCTGCTGATTATACCACCCCTCGCGGGGTTCTTTCTATTAAATGTGGTAATAGCATGAGCTCTGATGGTTTGGCCCTTGCAAAACAAGATTACACCACCCCTCTGAGAGCCACCGTAGCCAAGTCAGAAAACTCAACACCTTCAAGCACAGCTCCTGCTAATCCAGACTTGACTCCTCGCAGCACAACCCCAGTCAATCTCTCTCTGACTCCAGCTCTGCAGCTGGTTCATGCCATGTGCCAGCAGAAAGCTCAGATGTTTGCTGGGCAGAGTCCAAGTCTGAAGGAGCAGCTGAAATCCACAGCAGCACTTGCCGAGACCCCATCGACGTTCAGGACAGCGATGCCACTGGCTGGACTGATTGGCAGGAAGATGGGCCTGGGGAAGGTCGACATACTCACAGAGTTGAAGAAGAGGAACCTCGGGCACATTCTCACTGTCATACTTGGTCACCTGACACATGAGAGCATCTACAG GTGTGGTGCGGTGTGCAAAAACTGGGATAAAATAATCCAGCAGGACAAGCGAGCTGCATTCAGGAGGCGAAACTACCTGAGTGAAGTGAAGGCTTCTTTTGAG CTCAGTGGTGCTGCCCATGTCCCGGACGCAGAGACCAGACTGAATCTGCTGAAGAGATCAGCCCTCAAGACGGTCCAGGTCCAGTCCAGGAACTCGAGTTTCTGCACCCCACAATCAGGAAGTAGCACTTTAGTCCAACTACAGCACAGTGCCTCATACTCAggtggcagcggcggcggcagcagcagcaaacggGATAAGTTTCTTGAA ATTGCTAAAACCCTCTTCAATGATGAATGCCTCAAGCCATGCCCTCGGTGTCAGCATCCAGCGAGATGTCACTCAGTGAAGGGGGAAGGTGTGTGCAGCAGCGATGACTGTGGTTTCCAGTTCTGCACGTCCTGTTTGTGTGCTTTTCACGGCTCCAGAGAAtgtggcagtcagtctgtgagCCGACGCAAAAGTGACATTATTCTTCCAGGAAGTGCTCAAAGTCGGCGAAATGTAAGAAGACTATAA
- the LOC131471869 gene encoding sperm-associated antigen 1-like isoform X1 gives MMDVFENCPTTADYRESLSKSLDVPVECLDYGYIEKCKDVKYLEKILKVLRSGDEGYYPHLIEFCESHLEKLNPKSRVLRKANPVATSASLGKDEWNQIVDELMTWQEETKNTEMSLQQQSTHDLMKEIPSIRGSTSSISLSKTSTAKEKRNSSKRVLPRDYQEWDKFDAEKECERVDGDVLQSDHSPAVKIKGHSKIKTEVDVSLLTQQERLLLANREKDKGNEAFRANDHEEAVAYYSRSLCFSPTVAAYNNRAQAQIKLDQWHNAMTDCQSVLELEPRNVKALLRRATVHKHMGQLHLATDDLREVLMEEPQNAAAIALLSEIETLEENQPEQQRKGKRILIQEEEEENDDSNNDMQAQAFLAEPSQPVGGEESSAAPGERGDMGNAQKKPHSRGDRGPHGDASSSHAGQWRSKGASSDKYKVTPHESKEKVANGTSKRDSTASSQTDQSGSGKTTQGGETVNLDAPCGALPPPLARLKNEGNLLFKNGQFADALEKYSQAIQGYTDSGIDSPQDLCVLYSNRAACSLKNGSSHDCIQDATTALELQPFSLKPLLRRAMAYESLERYRKAYVDYKTVLQIDTSVQAANDSVNRISRLLVEQDGPEWREKLSEIPLVPLSAQQHRREEQPSAEVLQARAEKAARDAERKAEVRFSALKQEGNEFVKKGQHQEAVGKYSECLKLKPEECAVYTNRALCYLKLDKFTEAKLDCDAALKLEPTNKKAFYRRALAFKGLKDYLACSTDLQEVLQQDPNVQEAEKELEEVTVLLRESLANDSRSKPRKTVPITEVVDDDEEPVAVPNSAGSCRGQDTTINFHPTCSLEFGQALNAAFVTGNTAACSNLLASTAPEMLPQYLSTQLDGHTLSFIVQALDSHLLEKDTNLVYQHLNHLHTADRFSIALMLMEKDKRRHMTHLFEHLSSVESTEFTKNDVQNLANKYK, from the exons ATGATGGATGTTTTTGAAAACTGTCCCACCACTGCTGACTACAGGGAGTCGTTATCAAAGTCACTGGACGTCCCTGTTGAGTGCCTGGACTATGGTTACATTGAGAAATGCAAAGATGTGAAATACCTGGAGAAGATCCTGAAAGTTCTGAG GTCTGGCGACGAGGGCTATTACCCTCATCTGATTGAGTTCTGTGAGAGTCACTTGGAGAAACTGAACCCTAAGAGCCGAGTGCTCAGGAAGGCAAACCCTGTGGCAACATCTGCGAGCCTGGGTAAAGATGAATGGAACCAGATTGTTGATGAGTTAATG aCATGGCAAGAAGAaaccaaaaacactgaaatgtcaCTACAACAGCAGTCAACACATGATCTAATGAAGGAGATACCATCTATAAGAGGTTCCACTTCCTCCATTTCACTTAGTAAG ACTTCAACTGCAAAGGAGAAAAGGAATTCTTCAAAACGTGTTCTTCCTCGTGATTATCAAGAATGGGACAA GTTTGATGCGGAGAAGGAATGTGAGCGGGTTGATGGGGATGTGCTCCAAAGTGATCATTCACCAGCCGTGAAAATCAAAGGACACTCTAAAATCAAGACAGAAGTGGATGTCTCAT tgctgactcAGCAGGAGAGGCTCCTCTTAGCAAACCGTGAGAAGGACAAAGGCAACGAAGCTTTCAGAGCCAATGACCATGAGGAGGCAGTCGCTTACTATTCCAG GAGCCTCTGTTTTTCACCAACAGTGGCTGCATACAACAACAGAGCCCAGGCACAGATCAAGCTCGACCAGTGGCACAATGCCATGACAGACTgccaaagtgtccttgagcTGGAACCACGCAACGTGAAAG ccCTGCTACGTCGCGCCACTGTGCACAAGCACATGGGGCAACTCCACCTGGCCACTGATGACCTGAGGGAGGTTCTTATGGAGGAGCCTCAAAATGCTGCAGCCATA gCGCTTCTGTCTGAAATTGAGACGCTGGAGGAAAATCAACCAGAGCAGCAAAGAAAGGGCAAAAGAATCCTCAtccaagaagaagaggaggaaaatgacgATAGTAACAATGATATGCAAGCGCAAG CCTTTCTGGCTGAACCTAGCCAGCCTGTGGGAGGGGAGGAGAGCTCAGCTGCTCCTGGCGAAAGAGGAGACATGGGTAATGCTCAGAAGAAGCCCCACAGCAGAGGGGACAGGGGTCCACACGGCGACGCCAGCAGCTCTCACGCGGGACAATGGAGGAGCAAAGGAGCCAGCTCAGACAAGTACAAAGTCACACCGCATGAGTCCAAGGAGAAGGTGGCCAATGGAACAAGCAAGAGGGACTCCACAGCTTCATCCCAGACTGATCAGAGCGGCAGTGGGAAGACAACTCAAGGTGGAGAAACTGTCAACCTTGATGCCCCATGTGGAGCCCTGCCCCCACCTCTGGCCAGACTAAAAAATGAAGGAAACCTGCTGTTTAAAAATGGACAGTTCGCCGATGCACTGGAGAAATACTCACAAGCCATTCAAGGCTACACCGACTCAG GGATTGACAGTCCGCAGGATCTATGTGTCCTGTATTCTAACAGAGCAGCGTGCTCCCTGAAGAACGGCAGCAGTCATGACTGCATTCAGGACGCCACAAC AGCTCTGGAGCTGCAGCCATTCTCACTTAAGCCCCTCCTCCGCCGGGCCATGGCTTATGAGTCCCTGGAGCGCTACCGAAAGGCCTACGTGGATTACAAAACTGTCCTGCAGATAGACACCAGTGTGCAGGCAGCAAACGACAGTGTCAACAG GATCTCTCGGCTACTGGTTGAGCAGGATGGAccagagtggagagagaaactCTCGGAGATTCCGCTGGTGCCTCTGTCAGCTCAGCAGCACCGCAGAGAGGAGCAACCCAGTGCAGAAGTTCTCCAGGCTCGTGCAGAGAAAGCTGCCAGGgatgcag AAAGGAAAGCAGAAGTTCGTTTCTCAGCTCTGAAGCAAGAGGGGAATGAATTTGTGAAGAAGGGCCAACACCAGGAAGCAGTGGGAAAGTACAGTGAATGCCTTAAACTCAAGCCAGAGGAGTGTGCTGTCTACACCAACAG aGCCCTCTGCTACTTGAAGCTGGACAAGTTTACTGAGGCCAAACTGGACTGTGACGCAGCACTGAAACTGGAACCAACCAATAAGAAAGCCTTCTACAGACGAGCTCTGGCCTTTAAAGGCCTTAAG GACTACCTTGCGTGCAGCACTGATCTGCAGGAGGTGCTGCAGCAGGACCCCAATGTGCAGGAGGCCGAGAAGGAGCTTGAGGAGGTCACAGTGCTACTCAGAGAGAGTCTGGCTAATGACTCACGAAGCAAGCCCAGGAAGACGGTTCCCATCACAgaggta gttgatgatgatgaagagccCGTGGCTGTTCCTAACTCAGCAGGCAGCTGCAGAGGACAGGACACCACCATCAACTTCCATCCAACTTGCAGTTTGGAGTTCGGCCAGGCTCTGAACGCAGCTTTTGTTACCGGAAACACGGCGGCCTGCTCCAACCTGCTGGCCTCCACGGCCCCAGAGATGCTTCCACAGTACCTGAGCACCCAGCTGGACGGACACACCTTAAGCTTCATCGTGCAGGCGCTGGACTCCCACCTCCTGGAAAAAGACACCAACCTGGTCTACCAGCACCTCAACCACCTGCATACGGCTGACAGGTTCTCG ATTGCACTAATGCTGATGGAGAAGGACAAGCGTCGACACATGACTCATCTGTTTGAGCATCTGTCTAGCGTCGAGAGCACAGAGTTCACCAAGAACGATGTTCAGAACCTCGCCAACAAATACAAGTGA